DNA from Petropleomorpha daqingensis:
CGTGCGGCTCGTCGCGGGTGTTGATGATCGGCCGGGACCGGGTCGTCGCTGAGGACACCCCCTCCCAGATGTGCTCGGCGCGCTGGGAGACGCAGTAGATCGCCCCGCGCGGGGTCTGCAGCACCTTGCCGGCGCCGACGATGATCTGCCGGCTGACCAGGAACGGGATCAGGACGTCGGCCAGCCGGCTGAACTCGCCGTGCCGGCCGACCAGGTAGTTCTCGTGGCAGCCGTAGCTGTTGCCGGCGGAGTCGGTGTTGTTCTTGAACAGGTAGATGTCACCGATCACGCCCTCCTCGGACAGGCGCTGCTCGGCGTCGACCAGCAGGCCCTCGAGGATCCGCTCGCCGGCCTTGTCGTGGACGACCAGCTCGGTCAGGTCGTCGCACTCGGCGGTGGCGTACTCCGGGTGGCTGCCGACGTCCAGGTAGAGCCGGGAGCCGTTGCGCAGGAACACGTTCGAGCTGCGCCCCCAGGACACCACCCGGCGGAACAGGTAGCGGGCGACCTCGTCCGGTGACAGCCGGCGCTGGCCGCGGAACGTGCACGTGACGCCGTACTCGGTCTCGATACCGAAGATCCGTCGGTCCACGCCCCGAGACTAGGCGCCCTGACCGACCGAAGCGCCAGACGCGACGCGCGCCCCGCCGAATTGGCGAGGGTCAGTCGCCCTCGGGGCCGCCGCCCTCGCTGACTCCGCCGGTGTCGGTCGCCGCGGGGTCGCCGAGGCCCGGCGGGGTGCCCGGCTGCGGCGTGCTCGGGGCGTGCGGGGTCGAGGTGGCGTCGTCGGCCTCGGGCTCGCCGCCCTCCTCCCCCAGCAGGCCGCGCAGCGCGGCACCGACGACGCGGCGGAAGGCCCGCTTGGGCCGGCGCCGGTCGAGGACGGCGACCTCCAGCTGCTCGGAGGTGAGCTGGCTCGGCCCGCCGTTGCCCGCGCCGGCCGTCACCGGGCTGACCGCCGACAGCGCCCGGACGCCGACCTTGAGCGCGTCGGCCAGCCCCATGCCGGGCAGGAAGTGCTCGCGCAGGTGGCCGGTGACGGCGTCGGCCTGCCCGCCCATGACCACGAAGTCCGGCTCGTCGACGATCGACCCGTCGAAGGTGAGCCGGAACAGCTGGTCGTCCTCGGGGGTGTCGCCGACCTCGGCGACGCAGAGCTCCACCTCGTAGGGCTTGGTCTGCTGGGTGAAGATCTCGCCGAGGGTCTGCGCGTAGGCGTTGGCGATCACCCGGCCGGTGACGTCGCGGCGGTTGTAGGAGTAGCCGCGGACGTCGGCCAGCCGGACGCCGGCCACCCGCAGGCTCTCGAACTCGCTGTAGCGACCGACGGCGGCGAAGCCGATCCGGTCGTAGAGCTCGCCGACCTTGTGCAGCGTGGAGCTGGGGTTCTCGGCGATGAACAGCACGCCGTCGGCGTAGGTGACGACGGCGACGCTGCGGCCGCGGGAGATGCCCTTGCGGGCGTACTCCGAGCGGTCGCGCATGAGCTGCTCGGGCGAGGCGTAGTACGGCATGGTCATGGCGCTCAGCCCTGCCCCTCGTTCTCGGCGCGCTCGGCGGTGATCGCGTCGGCGACGGCGGCGACCTCGGTGTCGGACAGCCGCACGGAGCCCTCGGCGTCAACCCGGTAGACGATCGGGTAGAGCCTGCGCACGGGATCGGGGCCGCCGGTGGCCGAGTCGTCGTCGGCGGCGTCGTAGAGCGCGGTGACCAGGGAGCGGACGGCGGCGTCGGCGTCCAGGCCCGGCCGCCAGGTCTTCTTGAGCGAGTTCTTGGCGAACAGGCTTCCCGAGCCGACGCCGGAGTAGCCGCGCTCCTCGTAGTTCCCGCCGGTGACGTCGTAGCTGAAGATCCGGCCCGGGGTGGCGCCCTCGGCGGCGTCGAGGTCGAAGCCGGCGAACAGCGGGACGACGGCGAGGCCCTGCAGGGCGGCGCCGAGGTTGCCGCGGATCATCTGCGCCAGCCGGTTGGCCTTGCCGTCGAGGGACAGCGTGATGCCCTCGATCTTCTCGTAGTGCTCGAGCTCGACCTGGTAGAGCTTCACCATCTCGATGGCGATGCCCGCGGCGCCGGCGATGCCGATGACGCTGTAGGAGTCGGCCGGGTAGACCTTCTCGATGTCGCGCTGGGAGATCAGGTTGCCCATGGTGGCGCGGCGGTCGCCGCCCATGAGCACGCCGCCTTCGTAGGTGACCGCGACGATCGTGGTGCCGTGCGGGGTGATGTCACCGACCGGCATCTGCGGCACCGGCCGGCGGCCCGGGAGCAGGTCAGGGGCGGTCGTCGCCAGGAAGTCGGTGAACGAGGACCCCATGCGGTCCAGATAGGCGGACGGGAAACCGTTCCTGCCCGTTGACGAGTCGCTCACCCATCCACCTCTCGCGCGCGTGATCCGGCCGCGTGATCCGGTCCGATCGTCCTGCTGGCGACCCTACCGGCGCACCGGACGGGCGGCTGTCCGCCTCCGGCGAACAGCCGCCCCGGGTTAGCTCAGGCCTCTTCAGCCGCTGACTTGCGAGAACTGCGCGTCCGCCCGCCGGGCCGAGCGGACGGGGGACGCCTCGGCTCGGTCGGCGGCTCCCCCGGACGGTCGGCCGTGAAAGCTGTGCGGTCGGCCGCCAGTTCGGCCGCGACCTGCTGTCTCGCGGTGTGAAGGGCGACGTAGTACGCCGCCCTGTGTAGCAGTTCCGGATCGTCCTTGAACTGGCCGAGGCCGCCGTTGCAGTTGAAGCACAGCAGCTGCCTCACGGCGCCGGTCACGTGGTCGTGATCAACATGCGCTGCCGGTGCCACGCCGCAGATCGCGCAGAGGCCGTCTTGCTCCGCGAGCATGGCATCGGCGTCTTCAGCCGTGATCCCGTAGCGGCGCTTCAAGTGATAGGTGCGAGATCCACCCACCTTGTCTCTCGAAAGCTTGCCGCGGGCGTTGTGGCACGGCTTGCAGTACGGGGCATACCCCGACGGCAGACCTGAGTTGCGGACGAAGTCCTCCAACGGCTTCACGGCATTGCAGTCGGGACACCACTTGTGGCCAAGCGGCACTACGACGTCGCGCGGGAACCGATGCGAGGGTGGTTTCCCCCGTTTCGCATCGTGAGATTTGCGCAGCCGCAGGCGAGCATGGGTCCTGCAGTAGAACGCCAGACCGTCAGTGCGCCGCTTGTCTCGCGTGAACTCCGCGACTGGGCGGAATTCACCACAATCCCGACAATATTTGGTTTCTGACATTCCGTTGACCAAAGAACTGAATGGTCTTGCGGAATTGTCTATTCTCCCCCTTTTTGTACGTAACTCCTAACAAATTCCTCGGAATTCTCTTCCAATACCTCGTCAATTTCGTCGAGGATGGAATCGATGTCTTCGGTCATTTCCTTGTGACGCTCGGCGACGTCGGTGTCGACGGAGGCGTCGACCTCGTCGGTCTCCTCGCGCGTCCGCGTCGCCCGCTGCTGCCCGCCGGTGTCCCTCGTGGCCATCGGATCCTCCGGTGCTGCTCGTAGCCTGTGCTTGGGCCGAAGGTACCCCCGCCCTACGACATTCACGGTCACCCGATGCGGGGTGGTGCCGGATCACCCACCCGTGATGGTGTCCACCAGTTCCTGCGCCGTCGAGGTCGACTCGAACAGCTGCCCGACGTGGTCGCGCGTGCCCCGCAGCGGCTCCATGGTCGGGATCCGCACCAGGTTCTCCCGGCCCAGGTCGAACACCACCGAGTCCCAGGACGCCGCGGCCACCTGGCCCGGGTAGCGGCGCAGGCACTCGCCGCGGAAGTACGCCCGCGTGTCGGTCGGCGGCGCCGTCATCGCCCGCGTGACCTCCTCGTCGGTGAGCAGCCGCTGCATCGCCCCGCGCGCCACCAGCCGGTGGTACAGCCCCTTCTCCGGGCGCACGTCGGAGTACTGCAGGTCGACCAGGTGCAGCTGCGAGGAGCTCCAGTCGACGCCGTCCCGCCGCCGGTAGCCCTCCAGCAGCCGCAGCTTCGCCGGCCAGTCCAGCCGGTCGGCGCAGCGCATCGGGTCCTCCCCCAGGTCCTCCAGCACCTCCGCCCAGCGCGCCAGCACGTCGGCGGTCTGCTCGTCGACCTCGCCGTTCTGGTCGACGAACTTCTGCGCCTGCTCCAGGTAGCGCCACTGCAGCTCCAGCGCCGTCATCCGCCGCCCGTCGCGCAGCCGGACCTGGTGGGTCAGCGACGGGTCGTGGCTGACCGCCTGCAGCTCGGCGACCGGCTCCTCCAGCGCGATGTGCTCTGTGAGCGCCCGCGCCTCGATCATCGCCAGGACGAGCGACGTCGTCCCGACCTTGAGGTAGGTCGACAGCTCGGCGAGGTTGGCGTCGCCGATGATCACGTGCAGCCGGCGGTACTTGTCCGCGTCGGCGTGCGGCTCGTCGCGGGTGTTGATGATCGGCCTCTTGAGCGTCGTCTCCAGGCCGACCTCGACCTCGAAGAAGTCCGCGCGCTGCGAGAGCTGGAAGCCGTGCGTGCGCCCCTCGGTGCCGATGCCCACCCGCCCGGAGCCGGCGAACACCTGCCGGGTCACGAAGAACGGCACCAGCCCGCGGATGATGTCGATGAAGGGCGTCCGCCGGTCCATCAGGTAGTTCTCGTGCGCCCCGTACGAGGCGCCCTTGCCGTCGGTGTTGTTCTTGTACAGCTGGATCGGCTGGGTCCCGGGGATCCGTGCGGCCCGCCGGGCCGCCTCGGCCATCACCTGCTCCCCCGCCTTGTCCCACAGGACGACGTCGCGCGGGTTGGTGACCTCCGGCGTCGAGTACTCCGGGTGCGCGTGGTCGACGTAGAGCCGGGCACCGTTGGTGAGGATGACGTTGGCCATCCCCGAGTCCTCGTCGAGGTCGGTGTGGTCCAGCGCCTGCGCGGGCGAGAGGTCGAACCCGCGCGCATCGCGCAGCGGCGACTCCTCCTCGAAGTCCCACCGGGGACGGCGCGGCGTCGGCGCCTCGGCCACCGCCCAGGCGTTCACGACCTGGCTCGACAGCGTCGTCGGGTTCGCGGTCGGCTGACCGGGCACCGAGATGCCGTACTCCACCTCAGTGCCCATCACCCGACGCACGCTCATGCCCCAACCCTAGGACGCCGGAGGGGCCCAGGAGGATGGTCAGCGTGTCCGCGCCGCCCCTCGGTCTGCTCCTCGACGTCGACGGGCCCGTGTCCAGCCCGCTCACCAGGACCGTCTCCCCGCAGCTCCTGGGCGATCTGCGCCGGCTCCTGTCCGCCGGCATCCCCGTCGTCCTCAACACCGGCCGCTCGGCCGAGTTCGTCACCGAACGGATCCTCGACCCGCTCGCCGACGGGCGGGCCCGCCTGCACGCCGTCTGCGAGAAGGGCGGCGTCTGGACGACGGCGGGCACCGGCGAGGTGCACGTCGACAGCGCGCTGGTAGTCCCGGCGAGCTGCCACGAGGCGGTCGCCGAGCTCGTCGCGGACGGCTTCGGCGACGCGATGTTCGTCGACGGCACGAAGCGGACCATGGCCACGGTCGAGGCCCGCACCGACGTCCCGGCGGCCTTCTACCTGGATCGGCAGCGGGCCTTCGACGCCGCGTTGCTGGCCCGCCTGACCAGCGCCGGTCTGGGCATCCGGCTGCGGGACGAACGCCGTCCCGATGCGAACGGGGGCACTCCCTGGCGGATCGACCCGTCCGTGATCGCCACCGACGTGGAGTCGGTGCAGGCCGGCAAGGCGCTCGGCGCACGCCGCGCGCTGGACCTGCTGCGGGACGACGGGCCGCTCCCCCGCAGCTGGCACACCGTCGGCGACTCGCGCTCGGACTACGCGATGGCCGACGAGCTGCACGCGCTCGGCGCCGACGTCACCCACGTCGACGTCGGCCCGCTGCCGCCGCTCGACCGGCCCTACCCGGTGCGTACCGTCCCCGGCGCCACCTACGAGGTCGCCGGCGAGGCGCACCTGCGCGAGCTGGCGGCGCGGCTGACCTGAGGCGATCAGTCCCGGGCGCTGGTCGACGTCCGCCCACCCGCGGCGGGGACGAGCACGCACTCGGCGATAGGACCGCTCTGCCAGTCCGCGGCGCTGCCCACGTAGACGTCGACGAGGTAGTCCGACGACACGGACCGGCCGAGGTAGGCCCCCGCGTCGTCGGCGCACTGCGTGGCCAGCGCCTGCCGGGCCGCCTGGTCGGCCGGGTAGGGCGTGCCGTCGGGGACGTCGGCCGAGGCGCCGATCGGCTCGGCGTCGTGCGGCTTCGAGCACGGACCGACGTCCCACGTGATCGGGGTGCCGAAGTAGCAGGAGCGGTAGGCCGCCGCGTCGGCGCCGGCCAGCGCGCCGGCCAGCGGCCCGGGCGTCGTCTCCGGGCGGAAGTAACCGTAGAAGACGTCGCAGCGCACCCAGCGGGCGCCGGCCGCCCACTCCGCCTCGGTGGGGAGGTACGGCGCGAAGAACGCGTACGGCTCGTCGAGGTCGTCGCCGCCGAGGTACTGCGTCAGCAGGTCGAAAGTGCAGACGTCCTCCAGGGCGCCGGCGACGATGCCGTCCTCGACCTCCAGATCGGCCTCGGTGGGGTACGCGTCGTCCTCGCCCAGCCCGGTGTCGTCGACCTCGGCCGTCTCGGCGTTGTGCTCCTGCGCGCAGTCCACCGCCTCGGGTGGGTTGCGCGGGTCGTCGGTCTGGTCCTCGGTGATGAGCCGGCAGGTGCCGATCTCGGGCTCGGCGACCGCATCGCCGCCCGACCGCGACGCCGGGCTCGCCTCCCCGACCACGGTCGTCGCGCAGCCGGCCACCAGCACACCGGCGGCCAGCGCGACGAGCCCCACGACCCACCGGGCCATGTCCCACTCTCCCCGCTGGTGACGTACTGGAACGGCCCTGCTGCAGGGACCCGCGCCGAGCGTGCGAGGCGTGGGGGCAGCAGGGTCCTTCTTACAGGTACTGGCCGGTGTTGGTCGCGGTGTCGATCGCCCGGCCGGACTCGTTGCCCTTGCCGCTGATGAGCGTGCGGATGTAGACGATCCGCTCGCCCTTCTTGCCCGAGATCCGCGCCCAGTCGTCGGGGTTGGTCGTGTTGGGCAGGTCCTCGTTCTCCTTGAACTCGTCGAGGCACGCCGTCATCAGGTGGCCGACCCGCAGGCCCGGCGTACCGGTCTCCAGGTTCTCCTTGATGGCCATCTTCTTCGCGCGGTCGACGATGTTCTGCAGCATCGCGCCGGAGTTGAAGTCCTTGAAGTACAGGACCTCCTTGTCACCGTTGGCGTAGGTCACCTCGAGGAAGCGGTTCTCCTCGCTCTCGGTGTACATCCGCTCGACGGTGCGCTGGATCATCCGGTCGATCGTCATCTCGCGGCTGCCGCCGTGCTCGTCCAGGTCGTCGGGGTGGATCGGCAGCTCGGTGGTCAGGTACTTGGTGAAGATGTCCCGCGCCGCCTCGGCGTCCGGCCGCTCGATCTTGATCTTCACGTCGAGCCGGCCGGGCCGCAGGATCGCCGGGTCGATCATGTCCTCGCGGTTGGACGCGCCGATCACGATCACGTTCTCGAGGCCCTCGACGCCGTCGATCTCGCTGAGCAGCTGCGGCACGATCGTGCTCTCGACGTCGGAGGAGACGCCCGACCCGCGGGTGCGGAAGATCGAGTCCATCTCGTCGAAGAACACGATGACCGGGGTGCCCTCGCTGGCCTTCTCCCGGGCGCGCTGGAACACCAGCCGGATGTGCCGCTCGGTCTCGCCGACGTACTTGTTGAGCAGCTCCGGGCCCTTGATGTTGAGGAAGTAGGACTTCGCCTGCCCCTCCCCCTTCACCGCGGAGACCTTCTTGGCCAGCGAGTTGGCGACCGCCTTCGCGATCAGCGTCTTCCCGCACCCCGGGGGCCCGTAGAGCAGGATCCCCTTCGGCGGGCGCAGCTGGTACTCGCGGAACAGGTCGGCGTGCAGGAACGGCAGCTCGACGGCGTCGCGGATCTGCTCGATCTGCCGGGCCAGGCCACCGATGTCGGAGTAGTCGATGTCGGGGACCTCTTCGAGGACGAGCTCCTCGACCTCGCTCTTCGGGATCCGCTCGTAGACGTAACCC
Protein-coding regions in this window:
- the arc gene encoding proteasome ATPase, with protein sequence MGLGPEEGRARRERDVASLLSQISYLEEEIGLLRRKVADSPRQVRVLEERIAEAEGRAAFLSERNDKLASTLREAREQLVTLKEEVDRLGQPPSGYGVFLTRHEDDTVDVFTGGRKLRVSVSPNVELDDLRPGQEVMLNEAMNIVEARGFEKSGDVVMLKELLEPIDGVTPRALVIGHTDEERVVYLADSLTDQPLRVGDSLLLESRSGYVYERIPKSEVEELVLEEVPDIDYSDIGGLARQIEQIRDAVELPFLHADLFREYQLRPPKGILLYGPPGCGKTLIAKAVANSLAKKVSAVKGEGQAKSYFLNIKGPELLNKYVGETERHIRLVFQRAREKASEGTPVIVFFDEMDSIFRTRGSGVSSDVESTIVPQLLSEIDGVEGLENVIVIGASNREDMIDPAILRPGRLDVKIKIERPDAEAARDIFTKYLTTELPIHPDDLDEHGGSREMTIDRMIQRTVERMYTESEENRFLEVTYANGDKEVLYFKDFNSGAMLQNIVDRAKKMAIKENLETGTPGLRVGHLMTACLDEFKENEDLPNTTNPDDWARISGKKGERIVYIRTLISGKGNESGRAIDTATNTGQYL
- the dop gene encoding depupylase/deamidase Dop — its product is MSVRRVMGTEVEYGISVPGQPTANPTTLSSQVVNAWAVAEAPTPRRPRWDFEEESPLRDARGFDLSPAQALDHTDLDEDSGMANVILTNGARLYVDHAHPEYSTPEVTNPRDVVLWDKAGEQVMAEAARRAARIPGTQPIQLYKNNTDGKGASYGAHENYLMDRRTPFIDIIRGLVPFFVTRQVFAGSGRVGIGTEGRTHGFQLSQRADFFEVEVGLETTLKRPIINTRDEPHADADKYRRLHVIIGDANLAELSTYLKVGTTSLVLAMIEARALTEHIALEEPVAELQAVSHDPSLTHQVRLRDGRRMTALELQWRYLEQAQKFVDQNGEVDEQTADVLARWAEVLEDLGEDPMRCADRLDWPAKLRLLEGYRRRDGVDWSSSQLHLVDLQYSDVRPEKGLYHRLVARGAMQRLLTDEEVTRAMTAPPTDTRAYFRGECLRRYPGQVAAASWDSVVFDLGRENLVRIPTMEPLRGTRDHVGQLFESTSTAQELVDTITGG
- a CDS encoding ubiquitin-like protein Pup is translated as MATRDTGGQQRATRTREETDEVDASVDTDVAERHKEMTEDIDSILDEIDEVLEENSEEFVRSYVQKGGE
- a CDS encoding endonuclease VII domain-containing protein; its protein translation is MEDFVRNSGLPSGYAPYCKPCHNARGKLSRDKVGGSRTYHLKRRYGITAEDADAMLAEQDGLCAICGVAPAAHVDHDHVTGAVRQLLCFNCNGGLGQFKDDPELLHRAAYYVALHTARQQVAAELAADRTAFTADRPGEPPTEPRRPPSARPGGRTRSSRKSAAEEA
- a CDS encoding septum formation family protein, which translates into the protein MARWVVGLVALAAGVLVAGCATTVVGEASPASRSGGDAVAEPEIGTCRLITEDQTDDPRNPPEAVDCAQEHNAETAEVDDTGLGEDDAYPTEADLEVEDGIVAGALEDVCTFDLLTQYLGGDDLDEPYAFFAPYLPTEAEWAAGARWVRCDVFYGYFRPETTPGPLAGALAGADAAAYRSCYFGTPITWDVGPCSKPHDAEPIGASADVPDGTPYPADQAARQALATQCADDAGAYLGRSVSSDYLVDVYVGSAADWQSGPIAECVLVPAAGGRTSTSARD
- the prcB gene encoding proteasome subunit beta codes for the protein MSDSSTGRNGFPSAYLDRMGSSFTDFLATTAPDLLPGRRPVPQMPVGDITPHGTTIVAVTYEGGVLMGGDRRATMGNLISQRDIEKVYPADSYSVIGIAGAAGIAIEMVKLYQVELEHYEKIEGITLSLDGKANRLAQMIRGNLGAALQGLAVVPLFAGFDLDAAEGATPGRIFSYDVTGGNYEERGYSGVGSGSLFAKNSLKKTWRPGLDADAAVRSLVTALYDAADDDSATGGPDPVRRLYPIVYRVDAEGSVRLSDTEVAAVADAITAERAENEGQG
- the prcA gene encoding proteasome subunit alpha, which produces MTMPYYASPEQLMRDRSEYARKGISRGRSVAVVTYADGVLFIAENPSSTLHKVGELYDRIGFAAVGRYSEFESLRVAGVRLADVRGYSYNRRDVTGRVIANAYAQTLGEIFTQQTKPYEVELCVAEVGDTPEDDQLFRLTFDGSIVDEPDFVVMGGQADAVTGHLREHFLPGMGLADALKVGVRALSAVSPVTAGAGNGGPSQLTSEQLEVAVLDRRRPKRAFRRVVGAALRGLLGEEGGEPEADDATSTPHAPSTPQPGTPPGLGDPAATDTGGVSEGGGPEGD